The region TATTCAAAAATTCTTTCAGTTAAACTTAAATCGTTATTATTGGCCCTAGGCATATTTGCctcatagcaaggaggtcctgggttcgaatccccgtcggccggggcctctctgtacgatgattgcatgttctccccatgtctgcatgggtttcctcccacagtccaaagacatgcaggttaggctgattggagagtctaaattgcccacaggtatgagtgtgcaagtgaatggtgtgtgtgccctgtgatggactggtgatctgtccagggtgtattcctgccttttgcccaatgtatgctgggataggctccagcccccctgcaaccctgttcaggataagcaggttaggataatgaatgaatgaatgagattcAGGCAGCTCTGGGCCCTCTATCACACCAAGCCAAGGTGTGATATTTGATACAAATCTAAATTTTTAACAACAGATAAAAAGATTTGCTTGTTCAGTCATGTTATTTTCATCTTAGAAATATAGCTAAATAATATCTGCACTATCTTTTTGGGATGAAAAGATTATTTATGCCTTTGCTTCGTAATGACTAGACGACTGCAATGTTTTGTATACTTGTCATAGAGCTTCAGCCAAACTTCAAACTTCATACGAAGAACAAACCTGAGAACACTATATTACACATTATTATAGTTTTAGCATCCCAACATTTGCTGATGATACATTTTAGAATGGACTTTAGGAAATTAATAATTACTTATAATGCATTACACAGTTTGAATCCTGAATACATAAATTAAGGTGAGATGTGTACAATTGAATTCaatttacagtggtgtgaaaaagtgtttgtcctgatttcttatttttttgcatgtttgtcacacttaaatgtttcagatcatcaaacacatttaaatattagtcaaagacaacacaagtaaacacaaaatgcagtttttaaatgaaggtttttattattaagggagaaaaaaaatccaaacctacatggccctgtgtgaaaaagtgattgcccccccctgttaaaacattacttaactgtggtttatcaaacctgagttcaatttctctagccacatccaggcctgattactgccacacctgttctcaatcaagaaatcacttaaataggacctgcctgacaaatgaagtagaccaaatgatcctcaaaagctagacatcatgccgagatctaaagaaattcaggaacaaatgagaaagaaagtaattgagatctatcagtctggaaaaggttataaagccatttctaaagctttgggactccagtgaaccacagtgagagccattatccacaaatggcgaaaacatggaacagtggtgaaccttcccaggagtggccggccgaccaaaattaccccaagagcgcagcgacgactcatccaagaggtcacaaaagaccccacaacaacatccaaagaactgcaggcctcacttgcctcagttaaggtcagtgtccatgactccaccataagaaagagactgggcaaaaatggcctgcatggcagagttccaagacgaaaaccactgctgagcaaaaagaacattaagtctcaattttggcagaaaacatcttgatgttccccaagacttttgggaaaatactctgtggtctgacgagacaaaagttgaactttttggaaggtgtgtgtcgcattacatctggcgtaaaagtaacaccgcatttcagaaaaagaacatcataccaacagtaaaatatggtggtggtagtgtgatggtctggagctgttttgctgcttcaggacctggaagacttgctgtgataaatggaaccatgaattctgctgtctaccaaaaaatcctgaaggagaatgtccggccatctgttcgtgacctcaagctgaaacgaacttgggttctgcagcaggacaatgatccaaaacacaccagcaagtccacctctgaatggctgaagaaaaacaaaatgaagactttggagtggcctagtcaaagtcctgacctgaatcctattgagatgttgtggcatgaccttaaaaaggcggttcatgctcgaaaaccctccaatgtggctgaattacaacaattctgcaaagatgagtgggccaaaattcctccacagtgctgtaagaaactcattgcaagttatcgcaaacgcttgattacagttgttgctgctaagggtggcccaaccagttattaggtttagggggcaatcactttttcacactggGCCAGGTAGGTtcggattttttttctcccttaataataaaaacctttttttaaaaaactgcactttgtgtttacttgtgttgtctttgactaatatttaaatttgtttgatgatctgaaacatttaagtgtgacaaacatgcaaaaaaataagaaatcaggaagggggcaaacactttttcacaccactgtatgttggtctgcttgggtccatAGGCTGTAagcagatatacccgagagtagctattcctgcgacctctgtaatgactacagatatctggtcagtttgtgagacgtgcacacaACGCGCGAtatgacatgcggcggtaccagcagaggattgttcagggaATCCGTTACGGTACAGGATTCCTGTAgtgatcaagtcaaaattataaataagacatcaaCTCAATATAAAGAATATCTCAATAAAtagaatatctcaatttctaagtcaaagacaaacccagaactactttatattcaTGCAccaacttgatgtcaacttgtgaaCACAATATGGTAAggatatcgacaggcattcaaattccacagttttcccaaaactgcacccagatgtcctcaagtatCCCCATTTATCTCCAAATAATAATCATCTGCTTATATTTTTGTACAGGCCCATAaattatcagattttttttttattctattaaaacagaagaaaatttacattcacttgtgttttattcacatatatacacttaccaagcactttattcggtatttattagacttactgttagacttctactgctgtagcctatccacttagagttatgatgtgttgtgtgttcagagatgctcttctgcatatcactgttgtaatgcgtggttatttgagttactgtcatctccctgtcagctttgaccagtctggccattctcctctgacatctctcattaacaaggcgtttctgtctgcagcactggatttgtttttgtttttttgcaccattctttacaaactctagagaatagtatgtgtgaaaatctcaggagatcagcagtttctgaaatattcaaaccaccctgtctgccacgaACAACCATTCcacgtatctacatgattgaatacagtgcattgctgccacacaaatggtggattagataattgcatgaataagtatgtgtaataaagtaaaaatgttacaAATGAAGTGCTCGATGAGTGTAAGAGTATCTTTTTATAAAACATTCCCAAAGCGTCCAAAAAGAGCTCCAAATatgattactcaccctaatacTTGAACTTTATTTAAAAGTTAGGTTAAATAAAGCCCCATTAGCCCTGATAGCCAGTGCAATTACAAATCCTGCAATTACACACGTCTGTATATCCATTCTGTTGTGCAAACACAGCAATATCCCTACACTGtctgtcacctgaatatgacgcATTATAcattgttggaaagggtagaaAGCAGCCCGaaagcatgatgctgccaccaacATGTTTAACTGTAAGCATGGTGTGCTTCTGGTGATGGGCAGTGTTTGGTTTGGCTTTCAGTTTCAGTGTCTGTATGGTGGCCTTTTGGCGATGAACTGTGTTATATTTGCAGTTCAACATTGGTCTTTTCAGACCATAAGACATTTTCCCACATGgtaattttatgtattttctggaAAATTTAGGTGGattggatttcttttttgtgaGAAATGGCTTTCATCTTGCCACCCCACCCAATAGATGTTGTCACATGCAGGGAGTGACCACAGGTATTCTTACTGGTCCTTTAAGGTTGTTGTAGGCCTCCTCATCCTGTCAACTTTGGAGGGATGTCCTGATCTTGCCAATGTCGTTGTGGCATGGAGGCGCATTACTCTTTACACCTATTGATGACGGTCTTCACAGTGTTCCATGGTACATCTAATACCTATACCCTTCTCCTGATTGGTACCTTTCAACAATGAGATCCTGTAGATGGTTATCCCAGCAGGATATGAATGGAATGGtagaatggttggcatttatatagcgcctttatccaaagcgctgtacaattaatgcttctcattcacccattcatacacacactcacacaccaacggtgattggcagccatgcaaggcaccaaacagctggtcaggagcatttaggggtcaggtgtcttgctcagggacacttcgacacggcccaggcgggggatcgaaccggcaaccctccgactgccagacaactgcttttactgcctgagccatgtcgccctaagaaacctttatttaacctaATAACCAAGAAAACTTTAAGGAACTTTAAGAAAATACACCTTAATTACAGATGTATGCAAATTACCTTGGAACATGATTTTGAATGTGATTGGAATTTGAACTCTGAACACAACAGATCCCATTACAATATAAAAGGCCGTGCACACTTATTAATTTTGACTTGGATTTTGTTGGTTACAATGACATTGTTATACCATTTTAATCACAGAAATATGACATATGCCTTATTAAAACCTATGCACTTAAAAGGGATTTGCCCACTGGCCACTTTAGACTTGTACATTGGTTGTTATTAGTTATGTTGCTGAATACGAACTACAAAAACATTGACAGAAAATACTGGTTAACTACTTAAATTTGACCTTTTATTTCGGAACTTCACCGCTGTGATGCTTGCCAGAAATGAAACAACACCATATTATAGGAGGGAAGTGCATTATCCCAGAACTGTCTAACCTTCAAGCGACCAACTACTATCTGACCCCAGCCAAATACTTTTAGTGATGTAGTAATCTTAACATTCTTAATCCTTCCAAAATTTCTGGACTTGTCAAGCAACATGTcctcaataaataaatccatgaaTAAATCTATAAAACACTAattgtgtattgtgttgactTGTGTTCCGTTTGTCTAATGTTACTCAGCAATCATTATACACTCACAtaattgtgtggtagcagttcaatgcatacaatcataaagatatgggtcagaagcttcagttaatgttcacatcaagcatcagtcattttgaccgtggcatgattgttggtgtcagagatccaggaattttcatgcacaacagtctctagagttgaacaaaaaacagaaaacatccagtgagtggcagttctgtgggcagaaacaccttgttaattagaaaagtcagtggagaagggccagactgatcaaagctgacaagaaggtgacagtaatgcaaataaccatacattacaacagtggtatgcagaagaccatctctgaaaaCGCAATGCGACAAACCTTTTAATTGTTTAGGCTACaggaagaccaataagtcagaaaaagaagtctaacaaatacctaataaagtgttcactgggTTTAATATCTTGTTTCAAATGGCCTCTGTTTGAGCCATAATAAACAATATGGGATTTAAGCTATATGCTATTTGTTTTAGGCTAGTTATGGATtgaatttgtgtttaaaatgtttagtTGTTTTGATTATGGGACATTTTTTCTGATAAACAGATAAACagataaacataaacatttagCATAACTGCATATGGTTAAGTGCAGAATAATTTATTAGCTCCACTATTCCGgctttgtgcatttgtttgatTTCCAGTCATGTTTACGGGGGTTCTAGTTTTTAATGAAGAAGATGATGGTGGAGCAACAGTTTTCTGACCGCATGCTTCGTAGGCTTCGTAGGAATTGTAGGCATGTGTTAATATGAAAAGCGGTCTCATAGCTAGGAACAATACATGTTAAAGAATCTATTGGAGATCTCTATTATTCATGTTAGGCTACCGTAATTTTTAGTTCGTTATATTTCTTCTGTGTCAGAGAATAAATCACTTTTCGACATAAAAGCTCTTGGAGGTCTCATGTCTTTTGTCATGGTGGAATGGAACCGAATGGCTCGAGTCAGGAACTTCTCTTCTTCTCACCGAAATGGAACTTCAAAGGGTTGCGCCTACAGCCTCCTTCCTCAAATAAGTAATTCTAGACCTCCAGAACTCCTACTTTAATCTAGTGTTCCAACTACCGTGCAGGAAAACCACACCAATATTCTTATTCTTTCTCCCTCACTGTGCCAAACTTTTAACATTGCCTGAATCTCTGACAAGTGATTTGTCAGTAAAAAATTTatatttgattgaatttgaTGAATAATCCTGTAATTAAAAAGCCATGAGAGTTGTACACttaaaagtttttgttttttgcctttgCTCTCTCAGACACCTTTTCCACTATTATCCACATCTATTACTTTGTTCAGATAAAGTACAGGAAATCATTTACATGCAGTTAAACAGGAAGTTGCAACAGCAGCTTATGTCTGCCAGTGTCTGTCCCATTGTTAGTGACACAGTGCAGTCAGTGTCCATTCTCTCAGTAAAGATATCCTGACAGGGTAAGTGCAGATCTATgtctaatttaatttttttatgtgatTAAATATCTCAGCAAAATCTATAATACAATGCTGTATGTATCATTATTTATAACTGAGTTCAGATGTAttctatttttatattgtaGTCATGTGAAATGCATCTTTTTGTTCAGACCAGATGAATGAAAGCTCATATAACTGCCTTCAAAGAGGTTTGGcttagaaacatttttaattcaaatgtttgcattgtgtgacattccaaaaagaaaatatgattgTGTTGCAGATGGATCCAACAATGCTCTTGAAGAAATCTGGGTGCTTACTTGTGGTCCTTGTGGTTTTAAAATTCACTGTTGATCACAAAGGTGATAAATTAGTTCACCACAGATCCTGCCTATATTGCTTGTGTAGTCAGTTATTCAAACCTTGTTAAACTGGAATGACTGGAAGTATTATATACAACCATAATTGCTGTAATGTATGTCATATATAATTATCAAGCATAATTGCTGTAATCTATATCAGTGCTATGCCACATTACTTTAGGAATTTCTACAACATGTGACATAGAAAGTTAGAAGGATTTATTGTGTGGAATTAATGGAAATGCATTCGCaccaatgagtgtgtgtgtgtgtgtgtgtgtgtgcatgtctgtgtgtgtatgtttggttttgcgtgtgtgtgtaaatgtgtctgtttgtgtttcaggtgtTCTGGGCCAAAAtggatggggagtgacttacgCCCCTGAGACAATCTGTGGCTTAAATGGGTCTTCAGTGGACATGCACTGCAATTACTCATATCCCACATCTTACTCAGTGCAGAAAACAGTCTGGTTCATTCACCAGATACCTAATCAGGAGCCTGATGACCTGTCCCTGGATCCAGAGTACTCTGACCGTGTGGAGTACCTTGGGGATCGTAACAATGACtgcacttttaaaataaaacaactgagagaaagtgattcaaaAACATATCACTTCAGATTCCTCACCTACAATGCTGATGGAAAATATACTGGCCAACCTGGTGTCACATTGGACGTTACAGGTAACCAGTTTATGCCATAACCATAATTGTTCTCCCATAACTATGAGTGAAAGATTGAGGAAGGGAGAGATGCCTGTTTACAGTattcatttgtttgcagctctacaggtgataATGTATCCTGGCACAgtaacagagggacagagtgtaacactgaactgtagcaccacctgcaaTCTGACTGGccgcccagccttcacctggtacagggacgggtctcctctgtccttcaccacccagacacaccagctcacagccagcagtgaagatggaggcagatACTCCTGTGTTGTAAAAGGCTATGAGgatctcccctcccctgcagtggctctttctgtgaactgtgagtgtgtgctcccAGGCTAGGGCTGGGCAAAGGCTTTGTATCTGAAGCTGCTCCCTGAACAACATGTATCATAattatactgtaaaaataaaactgtcaatttacctgatttttaaaaatgcaaaaaaatgcatataaaaaatGGCAAACTAATTGTAGATATACATAGCACATAGTATTATACCACACATTACGCAaaccatacagtactgtgcaaaagttttaggcaggtgtgaaaaaatgctgtaaagtaagaatgctttcaaaaatagaaatgttgatAGGTTATTTGTATCAATtagcaaaatgcaaagtgagtgaacagaagattGTGtgggagaagtctggtcagaagtggtcttcatgaaagaattgcggccaaaaagcctccaatgtggaaacaaggccaagagactgaactatgcacgaaaacacaggaactggggtgcagaaaaatggcagcactggactaatgagtcaaaatgtgaaatatttggctgtagcagaaggcagtttgttcaccgaagggctggagagcggaatgagtgtctgcaggcaacagtgaaacatggtggcgGTTCCCTGCAattttggggctgcatttctgcaaatggagttggggatttggtcagaattaatggtctgctcaatgctgagaagtacaggtggATCCATCATGCAACATCATCAGGGAGGCATccgattggccccaaatgtattctgcagcaggacaacgaccccaaacatacagccaatatcattaagaactatcttcagtgtaaagaagaacaaggagtcctggaagtgatggtatcccccccacagagccctgatctgtCTGGGATTTCATGAAGAGActgaagcatttgaggctgcctaaatccacagaagagctgtggctagttctccaagatgttggaggaacaacctacctgccaagttccttcaaaaactgcaagtatacctagaagaattgatgctgttttgaaggcaaagggtggtcacaccaaatattgatttgatttagatttttcttctgttcattcacttcttttgttcatgcattttgttaattgataaaaaataaactattaacatttcattattaacattagcattcttattttacagcattttttccacacctgcctaaaacttttgcacagtactgtatatttagcaCTCATCTGAAACCTTTTACAGCGTGCGATACCCATGCCTGGTTTACATTAGGAATGGAGGGGATGTGTCACGGAAGCTGTGGACAGTGTCAGCTTCCCTTCGGTGCTGATCCAAGTGGACTAGAGCTGGGGCCTCCCCAAGCCTGGGATAGCACAAGCATTTGATTTATAACATGTAATGTGTTTTCTGAATTTCATTGCAGACAGCCCAAAGGacacctcagtgtcagtgagtccctctggtgaaatactggagggcagttcagtgactctgacctgcagcagtgatgccaacccaccagtgcagaactaCACCTGGTTTAAGAAGAATAGAGCTGTATCCTTATGGAGAGAATCTGGATTTAATCACACCATCGCTAATATCCTCTCTCTGgacagtggacagtactactgtgaggcacaGAACCAGCTTGGAGCTCAAAAGTCTACTGCTGTGACCATAGATGTTCAGTGTGAGGattgtactttttgtttttaacaataATGTATTTTCTTATAGAAACCAGTACACAGCAGAAATGATAACATCTATGGTTATAATATCATAgagttttgttctgttttttttttttttttttttcctggaacAACTGAGACGCACAGCATAAAAGCTGTGTTACTATAGTGAGgcaaacacaaaatattttgatgCATTATCCATGCCACAAAAGCTGTGGTATATTAATATCCACAGTGTATGTGCAGTCACTGACAAGAATCAATAAATCAGGTCTCTTCCTCATTGGAACCTCTATAGAGATTCCATCCCCAGACAAAATGGCTTATATGAAGACAAACATACAAaatctacagaacacaaaacatGATGGATTTAAGTAAGAACATGTCTTTAAATTATTGTCTATATTCTAGATTACCTATAATTTGCAGGACTCAAACTGCAGATCTGATGTGTATGTGCCCAATTAGCCGCAGTATCCATCATTCTTGGTTCCAGATCCTCCAAAGGACACCTCAGTGTCATTGAgtccctctggtgaaatagtggagcATCTccaatgtactgtatgaaaTAATTATGTTGTTAAGATATGAAAACTTTAGTGGATTGCCTGAGTCATCGTTCACATAGAAATGCTAATTCTGTTTCAGATGCTCCTAAGAAcacctcagtatcagtgagcccctctggtgaaataatGGAGGGCatttcagtgactctgacctgcagcagcaatgccagcccaccagtgcagaactacacctggtttaaggagaATAGAGCTGTATT is a window of Conger conger chromosome 1, fConCon1.1, whole genome shotgun sequence DNA encoding:
- the LOC133107618 gene encoding B-cell receptor CD22-like isoform X2, encoding MHCNYSYPTSYSVQKTVWFIHQIPNQEPDDLSLDPEYSDRVEYLGDRNNDCTFKIKQLRESDSKTYHFRFLTYNADGKYTGQPGVTLDVTALQVIMYPGTVTEGQSVTLNCSTTCNLTGRPAFTWYRDGSPLSFTTQTHQLTASSEDGGRYSCVVKGYEDLPSPAVALSVNYSPKDTSVSVSPSGEILEGSSVTLTCSSDANPPVQNYTWFKKNRAVSLWRESGFNHTIANILSLDSGQYYCEAQNQLGAQKSTAVTIDVQYAPKNTSVSVSPSGEIMEGISVTLTCSSNASPPVQNYTWFKENRAVFSWRKSGLNHTITNILSQDSGQYYCEVQNQVGAQNSTTETIDVQYYPKNTSASVSPSGEIVEGSSVTLTCSSDANPPVQNYTWFKNNETGVWQAGSGQSLNFSNFRSWNSGHYYCVSQNKHGAQNSTGLSVDYAAMGNEDLPYYIIAGTFTAACAAVLIVVAWIVGRRSRSRKEQRSDTEDTVCTVYANVSESAISATAVQETIPEKEEAEYSNVEKPQNQEEVLYSTVQKRPAQCVDEVQYASIQFPQSAAASGSTVPTSEDVIYTTLVK
- the LOC133107618 gene encoding B-cell receptor CD22-like isoform X1, which produces MDPTMLLKKSGCLLVVLVVLKFTVDHKGVLGQNGWGVTYAPETICGLNGSSVDMHCNYSYPTSYSVQKTVWFIHQIPNQEPDDLSLDPEYSDRVEYLGDRNNDCTFKIKQLRESDSKTYHFRFLTYNADGKYTGQPGVTLDVTALQVIMYPGTVTEGQSVTLNCSTTCNLTGRPAFTWYRDGSPLSFTTQTHQLTASSEDGGRYSCVVKGYEDLPSPAVALSVNYSPKDTSVSVSPSGEILEGSSVTLTCSSDANPPVQNYTWFKKNRAVSLWRESGFNHTIANILSLDSGQYYCEAQNQLGAQKSTAVTIDVQYAPKNTSVSVSPSGEIMEGISVTLTCSSNASPPVQNYTWFKENRAVFSWRKSGLNHTITNILSQDSGQYYCEVQNQVGAQNSTTETIDVQYYPKNTSASVSPSGEIVEGSSVTLTCSSDANPPVQNYTWFKNNETGVWQAGSGQSLNFSNFRSWNSGHYYCVSQNKHGAQNSTGLSVDYAAMGNEDLPYYIIAGTFTAACAAVLIVVAWIVGRRSRSRKEQRSDTEDTVCTVYANVSESAISATAVQETIPEKEEAEYSNVEKPQNQEEVLYSTVQKRPAQCVDEVQYASIQFPQSAAASGSTVPTSEDVIYTTLVK